In a genomic window of Candidatus Binatia bacterium:
- a CDS encoding sulfotransferase: RPVPLIQVGYEQLVRQPEAEMRRVCEFLGLSFEPEAIEYGRHEHTAGGLGDPITVNKHTRPVSESVEKWTTELAQAPERLRIVREMVATIDDADLETWGFPRAAFFQPVEHAARSEGRPPQRPPLLDRFRLERRLLLLLRRNIHHNAFGRLVRRVRMLCDVLLRG; this comes from the coding sequence ACGCCCCGTACCGCTGATCCAGGTCGGTTACGAGCAACTGGTGCGGCAGCCCGAGGCGGAAATGCGGCGCGTGTGTGAATTCCTCGGACTCTCCTTCGAACCCGAAGCGATCGAGTACGGGCGGCACGAACACACCGCCGGCGGGCTCGGCGATCCGATCACCGTCAACAAGCACACCCGGCCGGTCAGCGAATCGGTCGAGAAGTGGACAACAGAGCTGGCGCAGGCACCGGAGAGGCTGCGCATCGTCCGCGAGATGGTCGCCACCATCGATGACGCGGACCTGGAGACCTGGGGATTTCCACGCGCCGCGTTTTTCCAGCCGGTGGAGCACGCGGCGCGGTCCGAGGGCCGGCCGCCGCAGCGGCCGCCGCTTCTGGACCGCTTTCGATTGGAGCGCAGGCTCTTGCTTCTCCTGCGCCGCAACATTCACCACAACGCTTTCGGCCGCCTCGTACGCCGCGTGCGTATGCTCTGCGACGTGCTGCTCCGTGGCTGA